The following proteins are co-located in the Saccharomycodes ludwigii strain NBRC 1722 chromosome V, whole genome shotgun sequence genome:
- the NUC1 gene encoding ribonuclease (similar to Saccharomyces cerevisiae YJL208C | NUC1 | NUClease), producing the protein MSIRTTVSGLLGIGVGTGIASFFWNGSSNSGGTPTSTETPVSSGNLPSQPLPNDKLRLVGSNVDPSSFFQYGFPGPIHDLQNRGEFISCYDRCKRNPYWVLEHVTSESISVSNADRKNSVFKEDEQIPEIFRGKLKDYFRSGYDRGHQAPAADAKYDQKAMNETFYLTNMCPQVGDGFNRDYWAHLEYFCRQLTSSYDSVRIVTGPLYLPKLDPIDGKYKVTYEVIGNPPNIAVPTHFFKLIVAESPKKQTNNDNISVAAFVLPNAPIPNETKLTDFEVPVEALERSSGLQFLTKVPEKKKKELCKEVKCQIVVREFQKALPKPSKPLSLPSPKGI; encoded by the coding sequence atgaGCATTAGAACAACTGTTAGCGGTTTGTTGGGCATAGGAGTTGGTACAGGTATTGcttcctttttttggaaTGGTAGTAGTAACAGTGGTGGTACACCTACATCTACCGAAACACCCGTTAGTAGTGGAAACCTACCAAGTCAGCCATTGCCAAATGATAAGTTGAGACTAGTTGGTTCTAACGTTGATCCATCAAGCTTTTTCCAGTATGGATTTCCAGGTCCCATTCATGATTTGCAAAACAGAGGAGAGTTTATTTCTTGTTACGATCGTTGTAAGAGAAATCCGTATTGGGTTCTTGAACATGTTACATCAGAATCTATAAGTGTTTCTAATGCTGACCGTAAAAATTCAGTATTCAAAGAAGATGAACAAATCCCAGAAATTTTCAGAGGGAAATTAAAGGATTATTTTAGATCTGGGTACGATAGAGGACATCAAGCGCCAGCTGCTGACGCTAAATATGATCAGAAAGCAATGAATGAAACCTTTTACTTGACCAATATGTGCCCACAAGTTGGTGATGGTTTTAATAGGGATTATTGGGCACATTTAGAGTATTTTTGTCGTCAATTGACTAGTAGTTATGACAGTGTTCGTATCGTTACTGGACCATTATATTTGCCTAAATTGGACCCAATCGACggaaaatataaagttaCTTATGAGGTAATTGGAAATCCACCAAATATTGCTGTTCCaacacatttttttaaattgattGTTGCAGAGTCGcctaaaaaacaaacaaacaatgATAACATATCCGTAGCCGCATTTGTTTTACCAAATGCCCCTATTCCAAATGAGACAAAATTAACTGATTTTGAAGTTCCAGTTGAAGCTTTGGAGAGAAGCTCTGGTTTACAATTTTTGACCAAAGTTcctgaaaaaaagaagaaagaattATGTAAAGAAGTTAAATGTCAGATTGTTGTTAGAGAATTTCAAAAAGCCCTACCCAAACCAAGTAAGCCATTATCTTTACCTTCGCCTAAAGGCATTTGA
- the CBP1 gene encoding Cbp1p (similar to Saccharomyces cerevisiae YJL209W | CBP1 | Cytochrome B mRNA Processing) gives MLRLKNAFLTRYKINKFSSFHPFVLFPIISNQYFYTTVSSSSDINLTSLIEQKTQHFLNLFQSIKNSDYTIIKTNILPELVKTFPDDTATTNNQLISQIQQNIEHSVKFNEFIKLQVLYNIHDISLINKFFNTIFNYKELFKKSNSSDGTTQRKILQWLVDDTILKFNDYLFAFKVVKIAFKIDSDLIDPVYLTQKLIPQFLSLKLPSYQVAIINFIINYSKKYPQLSLLNDDACHRIFSILFTLKSGSNVNPVYIKRVANHILPVFKDKSTTKYLNYIYTLIKIDCGTKNINGVIQNWSKIENFYSDKNLNKHDPVVISKVLKILINNRLKDPTGVIDEHIHRIIRKLPTNYSISSLLILKQLLKFASQSNNLDLAAPIIDGLKQTTDNTLIKKFYSSLLMLHISFNDAAAVDELLKKIVNTRGRLSPSDLGVLVHHLLYSTDNNMRSENEITNTVSTKNINSKVVKIKEAIYMFEKITKNLELYEKHEYFPTVFPLLIKACLNVIYEQQKHVSLDDNGDRIWAFNTVNQLLDLCAKWQNLNGLINENFYSKISTIYFDYIIKTKGKSIRYNATKHTLNDKNDSFLQLLRWNYVLSQSKLNPKKEIILNEYALEDTITKNPFGTDHSLLENVLLINNKNRVPILRLIQNAAIEHESRTLERWTIRELTNFALLPEEI, from the coding sequence ATGttaagattaaaaaatgcttttttaaccagatataaaataaacaaatttagTTCTTTTCATCCATTTGTACTATTTCCAATTATTTcaaatcaatatttttatactaCCGTTTCTTCCAGCAGTGACATCAACCTTACTTCTCtaattgaacaaaaaacccaacactttttaaatttatttcagTCTATTAAAAACAGCGATTATAccattataaaaacaaatattttaccaGAACTGGTAAAAACATTTCCTGATGATACTGCCACTACTAATAATCAGCTTATCTCACAAATCCAACAAAATATCGAACATTCAGTCAAATTTaatgaatttattaaactACAAGTACTATACAATATTCATGACATTTccttaataaataaatttttcaatacgATATTCAATTACAAAGAATTATTCAAGAAAAGCAACAGTAGTGATGGTACTACGCAAAGGAAAATCTTACAATGGCTCGTTGATGATACAATATTGAAGTTTAATGACTATTTGTTTGCTTTTAAAGTCGTTAAAATTGCTTTCAAGATTGATTCGGATTTAATTGATCCGGTATATTTAACTCAAAAGTTAATACCTCAATTTTTAAGCCTCAAATTACCCTCCTACCAAGTTGCCataattaatttcataataaattattccaaaaaatatcCTCAATTATCTCTACTTAATGATGATGCTTGCCACAGAATTTTTTCTATTCTTTTCACCTTAAAAAGTGGAAGCAACGTTAATCCAGTCTACATTAAAAGGGTTGCCAATCATATTTTACCAGTATTTAAGGACAAATCAActacaaaatatttaaattatatctATACTCTAATCAAAATAGATTGTGgaactaaaaatattaacggcgttattcaaaattggagcaaaattgaaaacttttattCTGATAAAAACTTAAATAAGCATGATCCCGTAGTCATCAgtaaagttttaaaaatacttataaataatagatTAAAAGACCCCACTGGCGTCATAGATGAACATATTCATCGTATTATTCGCAAATTACCTACAAATTATTCAATCAGCTCACTACTAATATTAAAGCagcttttaaaatttgcCTCTCAATCAAATAACTTGGACTTAGCTGCTCCAATTATAGATGGTTTGAAACAAACAACTGATAATActttgattaaaaaattttacagCAGTTTGTTGATGTTACACATCAGTTTTAATGATGCAGCAGCTGTCgatgaattattaaagaaaattgttAATACTAGAGGCCGATTATCTCCAAGTGATCTGGGCGTTTTAGTCCATCACTTGTTGTATTCTACTGACAACAATATGAGAtcagaaaatgaaataacGAATACTGTATCAACGAAGaatattaatagtaaaGTGGTTAAGATCAAAGAAGCTATCTACATGTTTGAAAAAATCACCAAGAACCTTGAACTTTATGAAAAACATGAATATTTCCCTACAGTTTTTCCATTACTTATTAAAGCTTGTTTAAACGTTATATATGAACAGCAAAAACACGTCTCACTTGACGATAATGGTGATAGAATTTGGGCCTTTAATACTGTCAATCAACTATTGGATCTTTGTGCTAAATGGCAAAATTTAAATGGTTTAATTAACgaaaatttttatagtAAAATATCAACCATATATTTTGACTAcataattaaaacaaaaggaaaatcGATTAGATATAACGCTACCAAACATACGCTCAATGACAAAAATGATTCTTTTTTACAACTACTTAGATGGAACTATGTTTTATCTCAATCTAAGTTgaatccaaaaaaagaaattatacTCAATGAATATGCATTAGAAGATACAATAACCAAAAATCCATTTGGCACAGATCATTCGCTGTTAGAGAATGTTTtgttaattaataataaaaaccgAGTCCCTATTTTACGTTTAATACAAAACGCTGCTATAGAACATGAAAGTAGAACTTTAGAAAGGTGGACTATTAGGGAATTGACCAACTTTGCATTGTTACCCGAGgagatttaa
- the PEX2 gene encoding ubiquitin-protein ligase peroxin 2 (similar to Saccharomyces cerevisiae YJL210W | PEX2 | PEroXin) encodes MSISVNKIDTLSMDNAIYDKLESLFYNSIYNIPVRCNNNIIDECKLLLKTVIYYFTTTSTTENSISTSGSEMCGVEFTNSSKWKLYCSMILSTYSIRKLSKCYYNSNTSSSSVITITTHKLIKLLLTIFKIIDFSNFVKLISVKNYAYLTIYDRIFGIQCKVNTSKQDFYDMIALYSLDFQSTQFLLDNIMELFSTDLISDVLVKFIKKRQYSTTKKTITTSKTTTTCVTCLLCMDVPFNACRVECCKSQYCYYCVCKVLEWGVCTNCSSVDVYIEQIEAV; translated from the coding sequence atgtcAATATCagttaataaaatagataCTTTATCTATGGATAATGCTATATACGATAAACTAgaaagtttattttataattcaaTTTACAATATACCGGTTAGAtgcaacaataatataatcGATGAATGTAAgttattgttaaaaacagtaatatattattttaccaCCACATCTACCACCGAAAACAGTATATCAACAAGTGGCTCGGAAATGTGTGGTGTTGAATTTACAAACTCAAGTAAATGGAAATTATATTGTTCAATGATATTAAGTACCTATTCCATTAGAAAATTATCTAAATGCTACTACAATAGTAATacctcttcttcctctgttattaccattactacacacaaattaattaaactattattaactatatttaaaatcattgattttagtaattttgttaaattGATTTCGGTCAAAAATTATGCCTATCTAACAATATACGACAGAATATTTGGGATCCAATGTAAAGTAAACACTTCAAAACAAGATTTTTATGATATGATAGCCTTATACAGTTTAGATTTCCAATCCACTCAGTTTTTATTAGATAATATAATGGAATTGTTTAGTACTGATTTAATAAGTGACGTTCTAGTAAAATTTATCAAGAAGAGGCAATATTCGACTACAAAGAAAACCATAACAAcatcaaaaacaacaacaacttgCGTGACTTGCCTACTATGCATGGATGTACCTTTTAATGCATGTCGCGTAGAATGTTGCAAATCacaatattgttattattgtgtTTGTAAAGTTTTGGAATGGGGGGTTTGTACCAATTGTAGTAGTGTTGATGTTTACATTGAACAAATTGAAGCCGTGTGA